The following proteins come from a genomic window of Methylorubrum populi:
- the secG gene encoding preprotein translocase subunit SecG produces the protein MQTVLIVVHLIIVLALIAVVLLQRSEGGLGLGGGGSGGVSGFMTGRGQANALTRATAILAALFFTTSIALAIMAHRSAAPRSILDEAGTQQGQTPPANKPVNADNLLDTLRGGGAQGGQPASVPTDAPATPATPAPAPAPSAPPAAPATPDAPQSR, from the coding sequence ATGCAGACCGTCCTCATCGTCGTCCACCTCATCATCGTGCTGGCGCTCATCGCCGTGGTGCTGCTGCAGCGCTCGGAGGGCGGGCTCGGGCTCGGCGGCGGCGGAAGCGGCGGCGTCTCGGGCTTCATGACCGGCCGGGGCCAGGCGAACGCGCTCACCCGCGCCACCGCGATCCTGGCGGCCCTGTTCTTCACCACCAGCATCGCCCTGGCGATCATGGCGCACCGCAGCGCCGCGCCCCGCTCGATCCTCGACGAGGCCGGAACGCAGCAGGGTCAGACGCCGCCGGCCAACAAGCCGGTCAACGCGGACAACCTCCTCGACACGCTGCGCGGCGGCGGGGCGCAGGGTGGCCAGCCGGCCTCGGTTCCGACCGACGCGCCCGCCACGCCGGCAACGCCCGCACCGGCGCCCGCTCCGAGCGCGCCGCCGGCCGCCCCGGCCACGCCTGACGCACCGCAATCGCGCTGA
- a CDS encoding CTP synthase — MTRYVFITGGVVSSLGKGLASAALAALLQARGYRVRLRKLDPYLNVDPGTMSPTQHGEVFVTDDGAETDLDLGHYERFTGLPASRADNVTTGRIYLDIITKERRGDYLGATIQVIPHVTNAIKAFVLDGNDDYDFVLVEIGGTVGDIEGLPFFEAIRQIGQERPRGSVCYLHLTLLPYIPSAGELKTKPTQHSVKELRSIGIQPDILLCRCDRPIPVDERRKLGLFCNVRESAVIEARDVDTIYAVPLSYREAGLDREILAHFQMEPEGEPKLDRWQNILERVRNPEGEVTIAIVGKYTGLKDAYKSLTEALTHGGIANNVRVNLEWIEAEVFEREDPAPFLEGLHGILVPGGFGQRGAEGKIRAARYARERNIPYFGICFGMQMAVIEAARSLAGITDANSTEFGDTREPVVGLLTEWMRGNELERRAAESDLGGTMRLGAYKATLATGTKIAQMYGDTEISERHRHRYEVNMAYRECLEAKGLRFSGTSPDGLLPETVEHEGHPWFIGVQFHPELKSRPFEPHPLFKGFIAAAIEQSRLV; from the coding sequence ATGACGCGGTACGTCTTCATCACCGGCGGCGTGGTTTCCTCCCTCGGCAAGGGTCTCGCCTCCGCAGCCCTCGCGGCCCTGCTCCAGGCCCGCGGCTACCGGGTGCGCCTGCGCAAGCTCGACCCCTATCTCAACGTCGATCCGGGCACGATGAGCCCGACCCAGCACGGCGAGGTGTTCGTCACCGACGACGGCGCCGAGACCGACCTCGATCTCGGCCATTACGAGCGCTTCACCGGCCTGCCTGCCTCGCGCGCCGACAACGTGACGACGGGCCGGATCTATCTCGACATCATCACCAAGGAGCGGCGCGGCGACTATCTCGGCGCCACGATCCAGGTGATCCCGCACGTCACCAACGCCATCAAGGCGTTCGTGCTCGACGGCAACGACGATTACGACTTCGTGCTGGTCGAGATCGGCGGCACGGTCGGCGATATCGAGGGCCTGCCCTTCTTCGAGGCGATCCGCCAGATCGGCCAGGAGCGCCCACGCGGCAGCGTCTGCTACCTACACCTGACGCTTCTGCCCTACATCCCCTCCGCCGGCGAGCTGAAGACCAAGCCGACGCAGCACTCCGTCAAGGAGCTGCGCTCCATCGGCATCCAGCCCGACATCCTGCTCTGCCGCTGCGACCGGCCGATCCCGGTGGACGAGCGGCGCAAGCTCGGACTGTTCTGCAACGTGCGGGAGAGCGCGGTCATCGAGGCGCGCGACGTCGACACGATCTACGCCGTGCCGCTCTCCTACCGCGAGGCCGGGCTCGACCGGGAGATCCTGGCGCATTTCCAGATGGAGCCCGAGGGCGAGCCGAAGCTCGACCGCTGGCAGAACATCCTCGAGCGGGTGCGCAACCCCGAGGGCGAGGTCACCATCGCCATCGTCGGCAAGTACACGGGGCTGAAGGACGCCTACAAGTCGCTCACCGAGGCGCTGACCCACGGCGGCATCGCCAACAACGTGCGCGTCAACCTCGAATGGATCGAGGCGGAGGTGTTCGAGCGCGAGGACCCGGCGCCGTTCCTCGAAGGCCTGCACGGCATCCTCGTGCCCGGCGGCTTCGGCCAGCGCGGCGCCGAGGGCAAGATCCGCGCGGCCCGCTACGCGCGGGAGCGCAACATCCCGTATTTCGGCATCTGCTTCGGCATGCAGATGGCGGTGATCGAGGCGGCGCGCTCGCTTGCCGGCATCACGGACGCGAACTCCACCGAGTTCGGCGACACGCGGGAGCCGGTGGTCGGCCTCCTGACCGAGTGGATGCGCGGCAACGAGCTGGAGCGGCGCGCGGCCGAGAGCGACCTTGGCGGCACGATGCGGCTCGGCGCCTACAAGGCGACGCTCGCAACCGGCACGAAGATCGCGCAGATGTACGGCGACACCGAGATCTCGGAGCGCCACCGGCACCGCTACGAGGTCAACATGGCCTATCGCGAGTGCCTGGAGGCCAAGGGCCTGCGCTTCTCCGGCACCTCCCCGGACGGTCTCCTGCCCGAGACGGTTGAACACGAGGGCCATCCGTGGTTCATCGGCGTGCAGTTCCACCCGGAGTTGAAGTCGCGCCCCTTCGAGCCGCACCCGCTGTTCAAGGGCTTCATCGCCGCCGCGATCGAGCAGAGCCGCTTGGTCTGA
- a CDS encoding cysteine hydrolase family protein — protein sequence MAPERQALLVVDVQASFGVPEAVVAGIAALSRSLHTVATVERHDEAVTPFARQLGWRPPVDEAPLVPADRLFVKHGYLPPPALIEHFRALGVERVLVCGVQAETCCLAAGFMLFDAGLQPTLLRWLSVGSSLDRSAALGAAIWRHHFGSVLDGPEELQLGLEPLPYPS from the coding sequence ATGGCGCCGGAACGACAGGCCCTTCTCGTCGTCGATGTCCAGGCGAGCTTCGGCGTGCCAGAGGCGGTGGTCGCGGGCATCGCCGCCCTGAGCCGAAGTCTGCACACGGTCGCGACCGTCGAGCGGCACGACGAGGCCGTGACGCCGTTCGCGCGGCAGCTCGGCTGGAGGCCGCCCGTCGATGAGGCGCCGCTGGTCCCGGCCGACCGCCTCTTCGTGAAGCACGGCTACCTGCCGCCGCCCGCTCTGATCGAGCATTTCAGGGCGCTCGGCGTCGAGCGCGTCCTCGTCTGCGGGGTGCAGGCCGAGACCTGCTGCCTCGCGGCCGGCTTCATGCTGTTCGATGCGGGCCTGCAGCCGACCCTGCTCAGATGGCTCAGCGTCGGATCGTCCCTCGACCGCTCGGCCGCTCTCGGCGCCGCGATCTGGCGCCATCATTTCGGCAGCGTTCTGGACGGCCCCGAGGAGTTGCAGCTCGGTCTGGAGCCCCTGCCCTACCCCTCGTAG
- the tpiA gene encoding triose-phosphate isomerase, with translation MASEGRRPLVAGNWKMNGLRSSVPIVEAIRDGLSPALTDKIDVLICPPATLISSCVAAVYGSPVAIGGQNLHARPSGAFTGSISAEMFADLGATYVIVGHSERRAYHYETDDGVHAKALGARRAGLRGIICVGETMEERQQGRALDIVRAQLAIGLPKGATGEDTVIAYEPVWAIGSGRTPTAKEIAEVHASLREMLDKLVGEEAHKIRILYGGSVKPANARELMAVENVDGALVGGASLVAEDFLGICRAYEG, from the coding sequence ATGGCAAGCGAGGGACGCCGTCCGCTGGTTGCCGGCAACTGGAAGATGAACGGTCTGCGCTCCTCGGTTCCGATCGTCGAGGCGATCCGCGACGGCCTCTCGCCCGCGCTGACCGACAAGATCGACGTGCTGATCTGCCCGCCCGCGACGCTGATCTCCTCCTGCGTGGCCGCCGTCTACGGCTCGCCCGTCGCCATCGGCGGCCAGAACCTGCATGCCCGCCCGAGCGGCGCCTTCACCGGATCGATCTCGGCGGAGATGTTCGCCGATCTCGGCGCCACCTACGTCATCGTCGGCCATTCCGAGCGGCGCGCCTACCATTACGAGACCGATGACGGCGTTCACGCGAAGGCGCTGGGCGCCCGCCGGGCAGGCTTGCGCGGCATCATCTGCGTCGGCGAGACGATGGAGGAGCGCCAGCAGGGCCGGGCGCTCGACATCGTGCGCGCGCAGCTCGCCATCGGCCTGCCGAAGGGCGCCACCGGCGAAGACACGGTGATCGCCTACGAGCCGGTCTGGGCGATCGGTTCGGGCCGCACGCCGACCGCGAAGGAGATCGCCGAGGTCCACGCCTCCCTGCGCGAGATGCTCGACAAGCTCGTCGGCGAGGAGGCGCACAAGATCCGCATCCTCTATGGCGGCTCGGTGAAGCCGGCCAATGCCCGCGAACTGATGGCGGTCGAGAATGTCGACGGCGCGCTCGTCGGCGGCGCCAGCCTCGTGGCGGAGGATTTCCTGGGAATCTGCCGCGCCTACGAGGGGTAG